GGCAATTCCGGATAGCGCGCCAATTCGGAGTGCAGCCAGTCCAGTTGTTCATGTTGCAAGTGTCCATAGACGCGCTGCGGGACATGACTGTCCAGTGTCACGATATGCAGACCGGCAACAATTGCTGCCTGTCCCGAAGCCGAAGCGTGGTCAGCAAATACCTCAGCGAAATGGCCTGAGTCATCGTGGTTGCCCAAGGCCAGAAATGTCGGAATGGTCAACCGTTCCAACTCCCGTTTCAGTTCGCGGTAATCCTCGAGCTTCCCGCCATCCACCAGATCACCGCTGATCAGGACAAAGGCCGGAGCCGGTTTCAGGCATCCGGCGACTTGTACGGCCAGATCCAGATGCCGACGGGTGTTGGTGTTAATCGTGGACTCACTGGTAGCACCCACGTAGTGCAGGTCGCTGAGATGGAGAAACTGAATGGCAGCGTGTTCACTTGGCATGGGCATAAGGCTTCCGGGCAGTCGCTGCCTCAAGTGAGACGCTAGGGCTTCAAAGTCAACATGCCGTCAGCCTGAAAAAAGACTCTGGAGACTGCCAAGATCGGATGTGAAGTCTGGGT
The sequence above is drawn from the Deinococcus fonticola genome and encodes:
- a CDS encoding metallophosphoesterase family protein gives rise to the protein MPSEHAAIQFLHLSDLHYVGATSESTINTNTRRHLDLAVQVAGCLKPAPAFVLISGDLVDGGKLEDYRELKRELERLTIPTFLALGNHDDSGHFAEVFADHASASGQAAIVAGLHIVTLDSHVPQRVYGHLQHEQLDWLHSELARYPELPKIIQLHHPPVFGKSDGFPDEWHHLSAESSEALHRILSLYRVLGVFSGHIHTDQFTLWRGIPCFCTAGLNNTTDVTYQAGLRGVRAASFNLCSVSGGDLRVAAVPLLALEEELFTLSAEQLQKFNPSATSPVDKEKK